The nucleotide window AGGTACCGGCAGTGCAGTCACTCTTGAGTGGCTGCTGGTGTGCCACAAAAGCGTGGTACCGGCAGTGCAATCACTCAAGTGGCAACTCGTGGGCCCCAGACGTGGGGTATCACGTAGTAGCCACTATTTACCTTGCGCAGTGTCGAGTGGTGTGGTGCAAGGTAAGGTCCTACCCTTGAAAGCAACATGGATGCAGAGACATAGTTCTCTGTAATTGTTATCATTGTCGTGTGGTTGTTGTCATTCCGAGTTGTTGCAAGGATAAGAACTACACAGAGTAGATCCTCATCCAGTAAGGATGAGGATGTGGAGATATGGACTCCTGCAATTGATGTTGTACAACACATAAAAGGTGCAGAAGCTATCAAAGGCTGTAGACCAAATTGGGAAAAGGTGAATGCAGGTATGAATGGAACACTGGAtgaacaaatgtggcgcccctgacctgctcaggcaccactgagtactgcacccaagtcgggtcagtacaatacaggtaatcctgatggctgataagggtgtggacacacggaacactagtaactaggaacacacacacagctagaggggacccctgagcagactcagggagggggcggggtcctcgcctcccagctagtggtgggtggcgtcactgggaacaagggagttgtgcagaggcagccaaaggagaaggaagtggaggagtcgcgtctggagggcagagcagtgagcagggcccttacagacactgcaccgttcgtggctgctggcgggggagaaagggctacctggtagtgccgcccgaaaactacctgaggccggagtgcagagaggtggccgagtacggggactgccagtagaccctgcccgcacggggttacaggtccccagagcaggggcccattcagttggcctgctaaacctgcaggtggggggcactccatgcccttcaccaaaccaacacagagtccggagccacgtagcaacgagagggcccataagtgGAAGAAGGCAGCAGCCAGAAACACTTGGTCCAGGCTACAGACaaagggccaaaaaggggagaactgGCAGAAGCAGCTTCCCTAGGTGAGCCCCACACGACTTCAGGTCGGGGCCACCTCAAacaaagagggctaggaaggcgagctagcaGCCACCCCGACGTCAGCCAAAGGGATACCCGGTTCCcctcctggttcatcacagcatcgcccCAGATACCTCACTCTTCTACCGTAACaacaaacagtgagtaaaaccctgaaagacattactgCTGTGTGTGTGGATTACTCTGCGACTTGCTGCACtatacacctacaccgggccctggggccagcctcactctcgggaagccACCAcatctgactgcacctaccatcagccccaggtgtcccttaaactgcagtggcggtcgtcctgaccgcaataccgagagtggcgtcatgaatttcccattgaagttaacctacctgttatccagcactgtggcgtccccgaacaggatcagcgctcctggggcgtcacacaaacatggCAGGATTTCCTGACTAACTGTAAAGGATGGCTAGAGGACCATAATAAGTTTGACCAGGCCATAATGTGGTATGAAGTAGTCCAAGAAATGACTAGGACTGAACAtaagcagaggcgtatctaggggggagctGGTGGGGTATCTGCGCCGGGGGCGCAACAGTCAGTGGGgtactgtcgggctgcctgatgcggctgtGTGAAAGTCTGCCCGGGGGCTGCGTTTGCGGCCCCGTAGTGGGAGACGGCCATTCTCtaagcgcagctgtcacactgacaaCCACACTcgtagaaagtgcagcgcgcggctcccagtactcaattgtccttgtatctgtcagatgcgaggacaattgaagtggtgatcgctagtgctgacttacgggtcagagcgacggctgttatgtgatcaggtcagcttatcacattgctgacccggaagtcagggccgcagcgcggaGGTGAAAGAGAACGCTGATAAGTGTTCCAGTGGAGCTGTGAAGACAAgaaagagggtgggggagggaactatctgtggacagaatatggtgggaagagaggatggggagggggaagaatCTTGGGACACAGTATAAAGAGAGAGagtatgaggggtgatgcatggggagagggaggatgaggggtgatgcatggggagagggaggatgaggggtgatgcatggggagagagagaatgatgggtgatgcatggggagagagaagatgaggggtgatgcatggggagaaagatgaggggtgatgcatggggagagagaaaatGAGGGGTGATATATGAGGAGAGAGagtgtgaggggtgatgtatggggagagagagagggtgacaggtgatgtatggggagagagaggatgaggggtgatgcatggggaaagagaggatgtggagcaaactggaaagaaGTTTGGAGGACACAGAATACACAGGGCaccgtataaagactgggcagtataaggggacatggtgtaaaggacagtgtgaagagtgtgCTCAGTATGGAAAGAAGTGGGCAGTGTGgaaggcatgtaccataagagggagagTGTGTGGGTCattttttgtgcagagaacacagtgaggggccattatttattctggggcacagcatagggcagatatttttaagtaaaagTATTATCATTCTGCTatatttaggggcatcgtgtcgggatgtgctgcagaagatcggAGAACATGGAAATCTGCAGAaaggagatgtgaatgtgaaaagtaatcatggcgtcaggataagataaagaatagaaagaaacaactCAGAGACAATCATCTATaacgtacctgaatgtaaatgtttatttgtgatactgactatgtctcatcattaggcctcggtcccacttgcgcattgcttcaaaagcccgctttacacactacaagatatcttacgatgtgtcagtggggtcacgtcgtaggtgacgcacatccggcatcgtaaagtatgttgtagcgtgtgacagcgatgtgcaattgcgattgaacgaaaaaccgttcatcacatgcacgtcattcattcctgacgaattgaacgtcaagttgttcatcgtacccgtggtagtacacatcgcagcatgtgacaccccgggaacgatgaactgcagcttacctgcgtcctgcagctcccggctggcaatgcggaaggaaggaggtgggcggtatgtttacatcccgctcatctccgcccttccgcttctattggccggctgccgtgtgacgtcgctgtgacgccgaacgtccctcccactccaggaagtggacgttcgccgcccacatcgaggtcgtatggaaggtaagtatgtgtgacgggggttaatcgtttgtgcggcacgttcaacaaattgaacgtgccgcacatacgatgggggcgttgcaaatcgcatacgatatcgtatgcgaaattgcaacgtgtaaagcaggctttatgtgagtgaaatgggacccccactgatcagctgttcttggtgcaggtggccggaaattctTATTTCtgaatctgctccgtcctctgataagtgtccgcggccgggtactccacatccacctcattgattttaatagtagactgctgccactatcagaagacggagcagatccagaactgagcacttccggccatctGCCATCACcgacacggcacctagaacaggcaaaTGGCTGGGGAGCCAGGTGCTAGACCCCGACCAATCagtcattggtgacctatcctaaggaaaggccttcaatgttaaagtagtggactatctctttaataaagtcttgtgccatgtGACAAGTTAAAGGTCACtatgttttatttatgttgttaggagcattaaaggggttgtccaagtttgtaatgagtctgcagtcactccatgtgttactctgtgactgcagccttctaagTTCTCATAGTGTGCAcactgacagtttcccagagtcatagagtccgctgctgcatTAACAGAGAACTGTCAGTTAATAACACGTTCtgcaaatctctgggattttccaacacttTTGCCACTGGATTGTCCACCGGCTGTGACACCCCCTtactatttttgtgtgaaatgcctacagctctgcctcaactccagaggttctgaggcaaaatcatcacatataaacaacagagaaagacaggcatgaagaatatatatttacatatgtaccgcccctgtgtcagtagccgggctgctcggatccggatttgcgctggctcgagggttctccggacccgggtgtcgtgcggccactcgagtaaaagggggtgtatttacaggggatgatatggaaagttcgtgatgccacccacggtgtgtggtaagggggaataccaccactgctgatgggagtatccggtggcgatggcgtgggcagccaggtgtttaacccctccgtgggtaggggggaatgccccgggactcggtgaaggcaACAGgagggtgccgttgggggataagggtcacttgcgtactcactcagtctaataacgctgacaccgacaactgtagtaaaccaaagttctggacaccgctgccgctgggagggagcacgcctggatcccgtgcttgTTGgtattgcctgttagtctgtgacctttgccttggcacctttgtcttctagttggtccctttagtgtagaactaatcgggtcccgctcaccagtatggctaactgggtgagcttgctcttaaggttcacgcttgggattttcttgatcgtgtagtggaaagtcctagcccactcgttgtgctagtaccccgattttggagtgggtggagaacggatcttaaaggctccgtcctcgtcgggtaaattgtcaggacgcctgaagctactccctgacctagggtcacgTACCtcaccgtgccctggcccctgcccggagatggcacaaggccgccggctgtcctccttgacagtccgtgccccttgtcacaatcccctgcgagcagggttccagctcctaccaggtccagaccaacgtctgtcacctagtagtctcaaggagccgtgctcctaacctctcctctcgagagtcactccacAAGTGAACTGCTCCTGATACTGCTgatccccccttaaccaaccccccaagtgggcgaccctattgcactcaggccgtccactggtgtgtctggtgggtgtggtgcagtgttcctaagattttgattagcttgttcttggcaacaccaaaggttagggatcggtaaccaaggaggtggatactgcacagaagggcagattgcacagtacccggtgacgtcctgataggcctgggcgtcacattcccccttggttaagcgtagctcatccccgacctacaggacatcagaggtttattttttttttttcaattggaaGAAAAAAGGGTAAAACATTTACTTACAAatacatcccacattagggaggctggttacttaaatgttactaaactttattaagagttcatctcccaatggtggaacgctaccagtttcagtagtagcggggacgcagccccttcctgcgacagtccagtcccaatgtcccggatcccaataacccgccacccaaacagccTGACCTCTGGATACCTATCcatgggtccatgaccaggttaaggtcccaggtgttgtGTTAGATGACTCCGGTtgacacaggaggtgcaactatgtacaatacacaagttcgtgttgatcacgccagtcctgtgaaaatggtccacttatatatatatatatatatatagtaaaacaaCAAAGTCCATGTgccgggtgtacacactgtaaagaatcTGGTTGCAGATTAGGTAACTTCTGTATTAATTTAAACCCTGATTGACTATGCACTTATTCACTAACCTTTTCtacatggaaaataacaaactgtgaaaaacaataaatgaaaataccaatacctaacagttctatggcattgttaaaccactggtatttttcaacattcttaaactaccgggtcccgtagccacgcctcTTTACGGCCACGTACTACCAAGCTCTAAGCACGAGACACTGCTCTCTCAAATAATCCAGCACGGTCACATATttttttaaggttttactgaactggttaagaaggatgctgcagagctggggtcgtagagctcacgctttcactgtgagagtgatcgctgagggttgtgggatctcacaacctggaagttccttttgggggacattagggacacttttggcactgcattatatttaaaaaattcactaatctctggctcttcactgttttagtaaataataaaagcagccacagatttgttataagcactatttaaggggaaagtcatcaaacacattgcactagaaactgggggatattacccctgtaacagtgtcagtagcagatcccccataacagtgcgtcatgacaacatttttgcttcaatcgttttccctatttttctccttcaaaacctaggtatgtcttatggtccgaaaaatacgatgagtttaaaaagagagagaatttttctttccctcaccaattcttacttgagcaattgtagctgatttttggataaaccctttgaattatagtacatcatgatggcttctcccatgtgactcatctgacaacaggacctgattaatgatacaaaaaacatttggcaaattctgaaaacaAGAGAGGCTGCTCCGCTCTGGTGGTTTTCTGattgtcggcaagacttgatttaccagttacacATTTCAATTattgcggcttcttcacatgtttaacaagatgtgatttctgacaataacattttccacattcacaacataaaaatttttattttgtgtgattttttttcatggtaaacaagacctgatttcctagtaaaacatttaccacattctgggcatgaaaatggcttctccactctgtgacatctttgatgaacaacaaggtgtgatttctgaataaaacatttcccacactctgaacatgaaaatggcttctcccctgtgtgatttttctgatgtctaacaaggtttgatttttgaataaaacatttcccacactctgaacatgaaaatgacttctcccctgtgtgatttttctgatgtctaacaaggtgtggtttccgaataaaacatttcccacactctgaacatgaaaatggcttctcccctgtgtgttttttctgatgttcaacaagctgtaatttccgaataaaacatttcccacactctgaacatgaaaatgacttctcccctgtgtgatttttctgatgtctaacaaggtctgatttctgaataaaacatttcccacactctgaacatgaaaatggcttctcccctgtgtgagatctttgatggaaaataagatctgatttccaactaaaacatttcccacattctgaacatgaaaatggcttctcccctgtgtgatttttctgatgtccaacaaggtgtgatttctgaataaaacatttcccacactctgaacatgaaaatggcttctcccctgtgtgttttttctgatgtctaacaaggtctgatttctgaataaaacatttcccacactctaaacatgaaaatggcttctcccctgtgtgttttttctgatgtcttacaaggtttgatttccaaataaaacatttcccacattttgaacatgaaaatagcttctcccctgtgtgaattttctgatgtctaacaaggtgtgatttacaaataaaacatttcccacacgctgaacatgaaaatggtttctcccttgtaggagctgtttcatgttccacatcctttCTGCAACTTTTATTTtgattacaattctgtgataattcgtaattttggacttgtttgaaaagatcagatgataaagctttccaatgaaggactggaggtatatctgggacagcagcatgctcttcatatgtattatgtgtgatagtttgatcatctgttttaaattttgaagatattagatgtccatctgaactcctgatacagtcatcggctataaataaacacaatgttattattttttaatcataTAATTTCGAAAGTAGATTTAGTTTtttaaccataacatcagaaattaaattaggaaacaaattattctgaatttgtttttcaatttccagatctaagagttacatcttcgttctctggaatgtgctacagtaaataatctgattgattgttgcaaggtgactgtaggataatgagataatgagggacagggggctcctatactttccctcatgctaggagaccttagctatccctaacctctggattacccctgaacgtGGAAGGAAGGGGTAGGAGTAGGATGGAAATGCAAattaagaaggttgaactagatggacctaggtcttttttcaaccttagtaactatgtaactatgtaactaagacaGACGGTAAAACCAAATTTCAGACACaccgcaaactcacagaaataaacagtgagagactaaggagaaaaggaagagcaggaaggcagaaataacaagggttaacaccacaactgctcacagcaataatgcacaacaaccactagtttgtatcacaacacctcactacacttgtataggtaaactatagctggcgttaatggaatagtccagccagcatatacagaaggggagcgaaagatactggctcccctacagcatgtgatcaaagacattaacaaggagcccagcaaagaataactcttgctagtttTACTAAGTATGTGGTTCAACACCTGCGTCTCATTGcattgctcacagacatcagagaagttagcagagtgccagaatctgtaatttccacagatcctgataccgccatgacagttggcgatgtctGCAACCATC belongs to Anomaloglossus baeobatrachus isolate aAnoBae1 chromosome 5 unlocalized genomic scaffold, aAnoBae1.hap1 SUPER_5_unloc_17, whole genome shotgun sequence and includes:
- the LOC142258893 gene encoding uncharacterized protein LOC142258893, with the protein product LCLFIADDCIRSSDGHLISSKFKTDDQTITHNTYEEHAAVPDIPPVLHWKALSSDLFKQVQNYELSQNCNQNKSCRKDVEHETAPTREKPFSCSACGKCFICKSHLVRHQKIHTGEKLFSCSKCGKCFIWKSNLVRHQKKHTGEKPFSCLECGKCFIQKSDLVRHQKKHTGEKPFSCSECGKCFIQKSHLVGHQKNHTGEKPFSCSECGKCFSWKSDLIFHQRSHTGEKPFSCSECGKCFIQKSDLVRHQKNHTGEKSFSCSECGKCFIRKLQLVEHQKKHTGEKPFSCSECGKCFIRKPHLVRHQKNHTGEKSFSCSECGKCFIQKSNLVRHQKNHTGEKPFSCSECGKCFIQKSHLVVHQRCHRVEKPFSCPECGKCFTRKSGLVYHEKKSHKIKIFML